The Montipora foliosa isolate CH-2021 chromosome 14, ASM3666993v2, whole genome shotgun sequence genome window below encodes:
- the LOC137985194 gene encoding uncharacterized protein, with product MKFLNEKYPDVPTDIHGFLKYCGIQRENTGDDSDPSSEEILDKEVSKVEKGLSSLGNGPTSDVGNSFVEAQGNARFIEREHGALTALLQDCLEPQPTSCSKETGGKQRLQKWSRGHLFIVRGGGIIDKWSPLFKSESPSQVFIIVLSWLFTILKCINPLNWDKIFVSYDNMCYMYLDGLKAAQALLPWPSPWDKAWMSVKKIIDSLHIRNVKREI from the exons ATGAAGTTTTTAAATGAAAAGTATCCTGATGTGCCCACTGACATTCATGGATTTTTAAAATACTGTGGTATTCAGCGTGAGAATACAG GCGATGACAGTGATCCTTCATCTGAAGAAATTCTTGACAAAGAAGTGTCAAAAGTTGAAAAAGGTCTCTCTTCCTTGGGAAATGGTCCTACCTCGGATGTTGGGAACAGTTTTGTTGAGGCTCAAG GAAATGCAAGGTTCATAGAGAGAGAACATGGTGCACTTACAGCACTTCTCCAGGACTGTCTGGAGCCTCAGCCAACCTCATGCAGCAAAGAGACAGGAGGAAAGCAAAGGCTTCAGAAGTGGTCCAGAGGTCATCTATTCATTGTCAGGGGAGGTGGTATCATAGACAAATGGAGTCCTCTTTTCAA GTCTGAAAGTCCATCTCAAGTTTTCATAATTGTGTTATCCTGGCTCTTCACCATTTTAAAGTGCATTAATCCTCTCAACTGGGATAAAATATTTGTATCTTATGATAACATGTGCTACATGTATTTGGATGGTTTAAAGGCAGCTCAAGCTCTTTTGCCTTGGCCCTCTCCCTGGGATAAGGCATGGATGTCAGTCAAGAAAATAATTGATAGCCTGCACATCAGGAACGTGAAAAGAGAAATATGA